The Syntrophorhabdales bacterium genomic interval GCGGCGAAAAACCCACCTGGCAAGGCGCTGACGTGAGGACCCACCACCCGAATCGCTGGGGCAATCGTCTCTATGTGCCGCTGTGGAATGGTGGCTTTTCAATTGTCGATATAACAGACCTTTCAAAGCCAAAGACGGTCAGTCATTACGATTATCACCCAACTTATTCCTGGCCCACGCACACCGCCTTACCGGTAGGTCATAAAATTCTTGGACGCGACTGGCTCGTCGTCTTTGACGAGGCGGTCGGTCCCGAGGCCAACCCTCCTGCCTTCATGTGGCTCTTCGATATCACCGTGGAAAAGAACCCGGTGCCCGTTGCCACTTTCCAGGTGCCCGAGGAAGAAAGGAAAGTTTTCACTTCCGGCAGGTTTGGTGCACATCAGCCACACGAATATATCGGCCCGGATAATCTGGTGTACAGCGCGTGGTTTTCAGGCGGCCTCCGGGTGATCGACATTTCGAACCCCTATCAGCCCAAAGAGATCGCGCATTACGTTCCAAAGCCGGTTCAGGGTTTCCGCTCAGCGCAGACAAACGACCTCTACGTCGGCCCAAACGGTCTCATCTATCTTATCGATCGGGATAATGGTCTGGATATTGTGAAGCTGACAAAGAAGCCCTGAGCCTTTGCAGCACATACACTCAGCGGCAACGGAGTGGCCGCATAAAGACGAAAGGGAGTCACTCCGTTGCCGCCTTGATGCGCGCATCGCAGATGTGCAATCCACATGAGGAGACGATCACAGGGTTCAGATCCATCTCCTGAATCTCTTCGTGCCGCGCAATCAGGTCAGAGACCTGTACGAGCAACTGTTCAATGGCCGTAACATCAATTCTCTCACCCCTGGGGTTTGTCAGTACCCTGGATGCCCTCAAGTCGCGTATCATCTCACCGGCGTCATGATGATTGATGGGAAGCGGCCTGAACGAAACGTCCCTCGTTGACTCTGCAAAGATGCCGCCAAGACCGAACATAAGCACCGGGCCGAACTGACCGTCGATGAGGCTCCCGACAATCACCTCAACGCCCGAACCCATCTGCTGCACGATAGTACCGTCGAGACGCTTCCTTGGGGCGCGGGAAACAAAACCTTCCGAGAGTTCGTGAAAAGCCTTCCGCACTTCTCCTTCACTCGCGAGAAAAAGCCGCACACCTTGCTCATCAGTTTTGTGGAGCACATCAGGAGACGAGATCTTGAGAGCAACCGGAAAACCGATACGTTCCGCAATCAGCACTGCCTCATCAGGATTGCCGGCAAGGCCCGCTTTCAGCACCAGGAATCCTTCTTTCTCCATGAACGAGAGTGCTTCAACACCGAGCAATAGTTTCATCACGGTCACCTCGCCTCAGGCCACAGTTGCGTGGCCTTCCACAAATTGTTCATCGCCCTGGCAGCGCGTTCCGGGGTGCGAAGAATGACCATGCCCTTCTTCCTGTCCAGACGCCGCATGGAATCATCCCAAATTCCTGGAGGTGCAGTGAAGCAGGCGATGACCGGCTTCGGAAACGGTTCAAGCTTCTTCATATAGCGCTCCAGCTCTTCAGCAAGCTTCAGGTTGGCTGACGCATACATCGCGAGAAAAAGAACGCCGTCTGTCTGTTCATCCGCGACCGCTGCCTTTAGAATCTCCAGCATCACTCCCGGATTGTACCATGCAGGTCCCATGTCCACCGGATTGGTGCGGATGGCAATCGGCGGCAGCAAGGTGTTAATCTTCTCTTGTGTGGCCTGAGTGAATGAGGAGAGCGTGAGGCCGAGCGCTTCGAGAGCATCCGCTGCGATTATGCCCGGACCCGCCTGACCGGAGAGTACTGCGATGCGGGGTCCAAGCGGCGACTCGCATGCATCGAGCGCCTTCGCAGTGTCCAGCAGTTCATCTGCCGATTCTACCTGGAGTATCCCTGCCTGACGCATAGCACCTTTCCATATCTCGTGGTCTCCTGCAAGAGACCCTGTATGAAAGCGGCTGGCGCTGTCACCCTTCTGGCTTCTTCCTGCTTTGTACGCGA includes:
- a CDS encoding acetate--CoA ligase family protein, with the translated sequence MKLLLGVEALSFMEKEGFLVLKAGLAGNPDEAVLIAERIGFPVALKISSPDVLHKTDEQGVRLFLASEGEVRKAFHELSEGFVSRAPRKRLDGTIVQQMGSGVEVIVGSLIDGQFGPVLMFGLGGIFAESTRDVSFRPLPINHHDAGEMIRDLRASRVLTNPRGERIDVTAIEQLLVQVSDLIARHEEIQEMDLNPVIVSSCGLHICDARIKAATE